Proteins encoded within one genomic window of Bradyrhizobium sp. AZCC 1719:
- a CDS encoding DUF3126 family protein — protein sequence MDVQEVRKLDAYLKRVFGNPKIRVVPRPKKDDSAEVYIGEEFIGVLFVDDEDDDRSFQFQMAILEEDLADVG from the coding sequence GTGGACGTTCAGGAAGTCAGGAAGCTCGACGCCTATCTCAAGCGCGTATTCGGCAATCCCAAGATCCGCGTCGTGCCGCGGCCGAAAAAGGACGACTCCGCCGAAGTCTATATCGGTGAGGAATTCATCGGCGTGCTGTTCGTCGATGACGAGGACGATGATCGCTCGTTCCAGTTCCAGATGGCGATCCTCGAGGAAGATCTCGCCGACGTCGGCTGA
- a CDS encoding DUF6949 family protein: MSPDALNSLFSLCIGFALAGALASGYQAMAARPAGFGLLGEGVAPKTFAAVPFLVFAAPFIIMRNTLRGAKIERRRFEFVMMATVLSGFWSMMSGTFFLMTLRAAGVLA; encoded by the coding sequence ATGTCGCCCGATGCGTTGAATTCCCTGTTCTCCCTGTGCATCGGCTTTGCGCTCGCAGGCGCGCTCGCCAGCGGCTATCAGGCGATGGCAGCGCGGCCGGCGGGATTCGGCCTGCTTGGGGAAGGCGTGGCGCCGAAGACATTTGCGGCCGTGCCGTTTCTGGTTTTCGCCGCACCCTTCATCATCATGCGCAACACGCTACGCGGCGCGAAGATCGAGCGCCGTCGCTTCGAATTCGTGATGATGGCGACCGTGCTTTCAGGCTTCTGGAGCATGATGTCCGGCACGTTCTTCCTGATGACGCTGCGAGCTGCGGGTGTGCTGGCCTGA
- a CDS encoding gamma carbonic anhydrase family protein encodes MAIYELDGQGPELPANGNYFIADTAVVIGKVRLLDSASVWFGAVLRGDNEWIEIGEGSNVQDNSTCHTDRGFPLTIGKNCTVGHNVILHGCTLEDDALVGMGSIVMNGAKIRRGSIVGAGSVITEGKEYPEYSLIIGSPARVVRTLSPEQVTAMGSAAKFYALNGPRFKNGLKKIG; translated from the coding sequence ATGGCGATCTACGAACTCGACGGACAGGGGCCTGAACTCCCCGCAAATGGAAACTATTTCATCGCGGACACCGCCGTCGTGATCGGCAAGGTGCGCCTTTTGGACTCGGCCAGTGTGTGGTTTGGCGCAGTGCTGCGCGGCGACAATGAGTGGATCGAGATCGGCGAGGGCTCCAACGTGCAGGACAATTCCACCTGCCATACCGACCGCGGCTTTCCGCTCACGATCGGCAAGAACTGCACCGTCGGTCACAATGTCATCCTGCATGGCTGCACGCTCGAAGACGACGCGCTGGTCGGCATGGGCTCGATCGTCATGAACGGCGCGAAGATACGCCGCGGCAGCATCGTCGGTGCGGGATCGGTCATCACCGAAGGCAAGGAATATCCCGAATATTCCCTGATCATCGGCTCGCCCGCGCGCGTGGTCCGTACCTTGTCGCCCGAGCAGGTGACGGCGATGGGAAGTGCTGCGAAATTCTACGCACTCAACGGGCCGCGATTCAAAAATGGACTGAAGAAGATCGGTTGA
- a CDS encoding PAS-domain containing protein, translated as MKRMMAGLVGWTGDLSVAQKIYGIAAGLIVVTIVLMVMSIQSVRLQTGYRHLQASSAQAAANVSQANGLIYAIVMESRGIYMSTDRAKVKRYGDELLKRNRELAGVMERWKGTVRADDVEQFTAFKRRIDQFIEFRKELVRRAVDVSPAAGREWGDNDANRALRTQLSNDLEALARIYIERTVEAADLGDQGRYAAWYLFALGFGALIFAALNVLVMRRSVVGPLHEITEATDRIAAGNVNSHIPHYARADEIGRLAYAVQNFRDAVSRNVELEELEVGTAKQRDAAMDERDKFNDKYQATKWQLTAAINSMPQGLIMLDGKAQVLALNDQYRKLYSLPVKIKGGSSLEEILQHRVDSGLFDGDIKQYLAGIIDRIGKRQPTSYEISLTDGRVIKIHERPMDGGGWVSVQEDVTAQRKGQAILERTEEFLAAIVENIPEGILVKDARNLRYLFVNKAAEEMIGMSRAEIMGKTPRELFPESAAELIERRDRQLLERKQQLETIVDTVDNPVKGRRTIAVRRLQIGGPERESHLFVSMVEDRTGQTDVAAPIEAAA; from the coding sequence ATGAAGAGAATGATGGCTGGGCTCGTCGGTTGGACGGGCGATCTCAGCGTTGCCCAGAAAATCTACGGCATCGCAGCCGGGTTGATAGTCGTCACCATCGTGCTGATGGTGATGTCGATCCAGTCGGTACGGCTGCAAACCGGATATCGGCACCTGCAGGCATCGTCAGCCCAGGCCGCGGCCAACGTCAGCCAGGCGAACGGCTTGATCTACGCCATCGTCATGGAATCGCGCGGCATCTACATGTCCACCGACCGCGCGAAGGTGAAGCGGTACGGCGACGAACTCTTAAAGCGCAACCGCGAACTGGCCGGCGTGATGGAGCGGTGGAAGGGAACGGTCCGCGCCGACGACGTCGAGCAGTTCACGGCCTTCAAGCGACGCATCGACCAGTTCATCGAATTCCGCAAGGAACTCGTACGACGCGCGGTCGACGTCAGCCCGGCGGCAGGCCGCGAATGGGGCGACAACGACGCCAACCGAGCGCTGCGCACGCAGCTCAGCAACGATCTCGAGGCGCTGGCGCGGATCTACATTGAACGCACCGTCGAGGCTGCGGATCTCGGCGACCAAGGCCGCTATGCGGCATGGTACCTGTTCGCGCTCGGGTTCGGTGCGCTGATCTTTGCCGCGCTCAATGTGCTCGTGATGCGACGGTCCGTCGTCGGGCCGCTACACGAAATCACCGAGGCGACCGACCGGATCGCCGCCGGCAACGTCAATAGCCATATTCCTCATTACGCCCGCGCCGACGAGATCGGGCGACTGGCTTACGCCGTGCAGAATTTTCGTGACGCCGTGAGCCGCAACGTCGAGCTCGAGGAGCTCGAAGTCGGTACCGCGAAACAGCGGGATGCAGCCATGGATGAGCGCGACAAGTTCAACGACAAGTACCAGGCGACCAAATGGCAATTGACTGCGGCCATCAACAGCATGCCGCAAGGCCTGATCATGCTCGACGGCAAGGCGCAGGTCCTGGCGCTGAACGACCAATATCGAAAACTCTACAGCCTGCCGGTGAAGATCAAGGGGGGATCGTCGCTGGAGGAAATACTGCAGCATCGGGTCGACAGCGGACTGTTCGACGGCGACATCAAGCAATATCTCGCTGGGATCATCGATCGCATCGGAAAACGGCAGCCGACCTCTTATGAAATCAGCCTCACCGACGGCCGCGTGATCAAGATCCACGAGCGGCCGATGGACGGCGGCGGCTGGGTGTCGGTGCAGGAAGACGTTACCGCACAAAGGAAAGGTCAAGCCATTCTGGAGCGGACGGAAGAGTTCCTGGCCGCGATCGTCGAAAACATACCCGAGGGGATTCTCGTCAAGGACGCGCGCAATCTGCGGTACCTGTTCGTCAACAAGGCGGCCGAGGAAATGATCGGCATGTCGCGCGCAGAGATCATGGGGAAAACACCCCGCGAGCTGTTTCCGGAGTCGGCTGCCGAATTGATCGAACGGCGCGATCGGCAGCTGCTGGAGCGCAAGCAGCAGCTCGAAACGATCGTCGATACCGTCGATAACCCGGTCAAGGGCCGGCGCACCATTGCGGTGCGGCGGCTTCAGATCGGCGGGCCAGAACGCGAGTCCCATTTGTTCGTGAGCATGGTCGAGGACCGGACCGGCCAGACCGATGTTGCGGCCCCGATCGAAGCTGCGGCCTGA
- a CDS encoding ribosome modulation factor: MNSDPDPFEEGQRAARQNMPAEANPYRDGSEEHALWAAGHEKVAGPPREANESEGG, from the coding sequence ATGAATTCCGACCCCGACCCTTTCGAGGAAGGCCAGCGCGCCGCGCGCCAGAACATGCCGGCGGAAGCCAATCCATATCGGGATGGCAGCGAGGAGCATGCGCTCTGGGCCGCCGGCCATGAAAAGGTCGCCGGGCCCCCTCGCGAGGCGAACGAAAGTGAAGGCGGCTGA
- a CDS encoding beta strand repeat-containing protein, producing the protein MIVSSTSYLSSVIKSCASDFRASASSIALLWGLACAQPSMAQSLPSGGTVVSGNVAIGSTSPTNLTVTQSSRTGIVNWSSFSVGQGNQVQFNNGSGATLNRVTGNVPSSINGVVSATGSVYLVNPSGIVVGPTGVVKTGGSFVASTLDVRDADFRAGGALTFSGNSNASVVNLGKIGASKGDVVLVARQVRNDGSLTARNGTAAMASGSEVVLSDGSLGNGKVLVRRPAQDGEIRNSGAIRAAEVELRANGGNIYALAGNTGRAISATGFASKGGRIFLTAEGGSVNVTQKVVARRMQASVAPTGTAGRRSFTGGDVVVSADKVVIGDAIAAKGSNGAGGTVVATGKDVTLTSDARIDASGTSGGTVLIGGDRAGGADAARKFLPQSIANAQTTTMEAGATITADGISGAGGNVVVWSDGTTSFGGAISTNGLRGGFIETSGHTLNFNGGSINAGRGGTWLLDPVDLTIDATLAGTIATALNGGSNVTQETNASGSGGNGDITVASGINWSTNATLTLSAYRNIAVNANIASTGGGGVVLRADNAGTGTGTVTFGGGQVSTAGAVSIFYNPTGSSSTVNATKYTAPTQTNFSSNVTGGATLNTYMLVNTVFDLQNMNNNKAGTYALGRDIDAGITSTWNSGAGFEPIGGGNTFTGNLDGEGHTISGLFINRITQNVGLISYLGPGATVSNIGVIGATVTGRTAVSAIVGSNYGTVINVYSSGSVTATEAGAGGLVGYNFQTVSNAYSSSTVSGPLFVGGAIGLSNIGTVDGTNTTPSISQVYATGAVTGTGGSPSYVGGLVGLNGGSVTASYWDTYTSGQASGIGGGGGSVTAVTSDPALSDAANYAFKQSAYGSFSFPGTGSTGWFMIDGQTRPVGRWEYQTTITNAHHLQLMAMNLGASYTLARDIDVGPALAAVGGKYPGMWSSSGFSPIGNYSNQFTGSFDGQNHVISNLAINLPATNYVGLFGYAAAAVTLSNVSLQAASITGQDRVGILAGVSRGTITNASATGTLTARFSGGGLAGESSGSIANSWAAVTVAGTETASSSMGGLVGSNGNGGSIRDSHATGNVTAGTGGTRAGGLAGSNQAGASILRSYATGAVSGGSQGVGGLVGYNTSAADGFPAASIADSYATGAVTATAFGGGLVGINSVAASIIRSYATGAVNVTAVSNVSYAGGLVGSNSGIVTQSYASGTANATSSSPTAAAGGLIGGNGSTATVTQSYATGAASSVITVSGTSAAGGLIGRNIGAATVRQSYATGAATATAVAGTVMAGGLIGHHAGSGTIAQTYAIGAATSAVSVSGTAVMGGLIGSVTGTGAVTSSYWDTDTSGRTNAIGSGASTGITGLTTSQMQDPANYASTYAGWDFANVWSAPSAGYYPQLYGVNYVLRVNPANASRVYGEANPAFTYSIYGFHAGDTAAIVNGLSVTTAATATSSVGTYAISASGGSAVSVSGQAYRFIDAPGTLTVTPRAITVTADNQSRIYGDANPVLTYQVGGSGLVNGDTLSGTLATSAMTSSAAGVYGITQGTLAASSNYAFAFVGANLTVTPAAATPAPARVPTAELGSYVKSRVPLPAPQPPEQMREPASIEQSSPAIICKSRRCLALPHPDNRRIGARARFVGAMTDRDRLPAFVDN; encoded by the coding sequence ATGATCGTCTCATCCACGTCCTATCTCTCATCGGTCATCAAATCCTGCGCCAGCGATTTTCGAGCTTCCGCCAGCTCCATCGCGCTGTTGTGGGGCTTGGCTTGCGCGCAGCCGTCGATGGCGCAATCACTGCCATCAGGCGGAACGGTGGTGAGCGGGAACGTTGCGATCGGCTCGACGTCGCCGACCAATCTGACGGTCACCCAATCGAGCCGCACCGGCATCGTCAACTGGTCGAGCTTTTCGGTCGGCCAAGGTAACCAGGTCCAGTTCAACAACGGCAGCGGCGCGACACTCAACCGTGTGACGGGTAATGTGCCGTCGTCGATCAACGGCGTGGTGTCGGCCACCGGCTCGGTCTATCTCGTCAACCCGTCGGGAATCGTGGTCGGACCGACCGGCGTGGTCAAGACCGGCGGCAGTTTCGTCGCCTCGACGCTCGATGTCAGGGACGCGGATTTCCGGGCCGGAGGCGCGCTGACCTTCAGCGGCAACAGCAACGCCTCGGTCGTTAATCTCGGCAAGATCGGCGCGTCGAAGGGCGACGTCGTTCTGGTCGCGCGCCAGGTTCGCAACGACGGCTCGCTGACCGCGCGCAACGGCACCGCCGCGATGGCGTCCGGCAGCGAGGTGGTGCTGAGCGACGGATCGCTCGGCAATGGCAAGGTGCTGGTGCGGCGTCCGGCACAGGATGGTGAAATCCGCAACAGCGGCGCGATCCGCGCCGCGGAAGTGGAGTTGCGCGCCAATGGCGGCAACATCTATGCGCTCGCGGGCAACACCGGGCGCGCGATCTCGGCAACGGGTTTTGCCAGCAAGGGCGGACGAATCTTTCTTACGGCCGAGGGCGGTTCGGTCAACGTGACGCAGAAGGTCGTAGCGCGGCGTATGCAAGCAAGCGTGGCGCCCACGGGGACCGCCGGGCGGCGCTCGTTCACCGGCGGCGACGTCGTCGTCAGCGCCGACAAGGTCGTGATCGGCGACGCCATTGCGGCCAAAGGCAGCAACGGTGCAGGCGGCACCGTCGTGGCGACGGGCAAGGATGTCACGCTCACGTCAGACGCAAGGATCGACGCCAGCGGAACGTCGGGCGGCACCGTGCTGATCGGTGGCGACCGCGCCGGCGGCGCCGATGCCGCGCGGAAGTTTCTGCCGCAAAGCATCGCCAATGCGCAGACCACGACGATGGAGGCGGGTGCGACGATCACCGCCGACGGCATATCGGGCGCCGGCGGCAATGTGGTGGTGTGGTCGGACGGCACGACCTCGTTCGGCGGCGCGATCAGCACCAACGGGCTGCGCGGGGGCTTCATCGAGACTTCGGGGCATACGCTCAACTTCAATGGCGGCAGCATCAATGCCGGCCGCGGCGGCACCTGGCTGCTCGATCCGGTGGATCTCACGATCGATGCGACGCTCGCCGGCACCATCGCGACCGCGCTCAACGGGGGCAGCAACGTTACCCAGGAGACGAACGCGTCCGGCAGCGGCGGCAATGGCGACATCACCGTGGCAAGCGGCATCAACTGGTCGACCAACGCGACGCTGACGCTGAGCGCCTATCGCAACATCGCGGTCAATGCCAACATCGCGAGCACCGGCGGTGGCGGTGTCGTGCTGCGCGCCGACAATGCCGGCACAGGCACCGGCACCGTGACATTCGGCGGCGGGCAGGTGTCGACCGCGGGAGCCGTCTCGATCTTTTACAACCCGACCGGCAGCAGTTCGACCGTCAATGCCACCAAATATACGGCGCCGACGCAGACGAATTTCAGCAGCAACGTCACCGGCGGCGCCACGCTCAACACCTACATGCTGGTCAACACCGTCTTTGACCTGCAGAACATGAACAACAATAAGGCCGGCACCTATGCGCTCGGCCGTGATATCGATGCCGGCATTACGTCCACCTGGAATAGCGGGGCCGGCTTCGAGCCGATCGGGGGCGGCAACACCTTCACCGGAAACTTGGATGGCGAGGGCCACACGATCTCCGGCCTCTTCATCAATCGAATAACCCAAAACGTTGGGCTGATCAGCTATCTCGGCCCCGGCGCCACGGTAAGCAACATCGGCGTTATCGGTGCGACCGTCACCGGCCGGACCGCTGTCAGCGCGATCGTCGGCTCGAATTACGGGACGGTCATCAATGTCTACTCGAGCGGATCGGTCACCGCCACCGAGGCCGGTGCCGGCGGTCTCGTCGGCTACAACTTTCAGACCGTGTCGAATGCCTATTCGAGCAGCACCGTCAGCGGACCGCTCTTCGTGGGCGGTGCCATCGGACTGAGCAATATCGGCACTGTCGACGGCACCAATACCACCCCTTCGATATCACAGGTCTATGCGACGGGCGCCGTGACCGGCACGGGCGGCAGCCCGAGCTATGTCGGCGGGCTGGTTGGCTTGAACGGCGGCTCCGTCACGGCGTCCTACTGGGACACTTATACGAGCGGGCAGGCGTCCGGCATCGGCGGCGGTGGGGGCAGTGTGACGGCCGTGACCAGCGACCCGGCGCTATCCGACGCGGCCAACTACGCCTTCAAGCAGAGCGCCTACGGCAGCTTCAGCTTTCCGGGAACGGGCTCGACCGGCTGGTTCATGATCGACGGCCAGACCCGGCCGGTCGGCCGCTGGGAATACCAAACCACGATCACCAATGCGCACCATTTGCAGTTGATGGCGATGAATCTTGGCGCGAGCTACACGCTGGCCCGCGACATCGACGTTGGTCCCGCGCTTGCGGCGGTCGGCGGAAAATATCCCGGCATGTGGTCGTCGAGCGGCTTTTCGCCGATCGGCAATTATTCCAACCAGTTCACCGGAAGCTTCGACGGTCAGAACCATGTGATCTCGAACCTTGCGATCAACCTGCCAGCAACCAACTATGTCGGACTTTTCGGATATGCCGCAGCCGCAGTCACGCTAAGCAACGTCAGCTTGCAGGCCGCATCCATCACCGGGCAGGATCGCGTCGGCATCCTGGCCGGCGTGTCGAGGGGGACCATCACCAACGCCTCGGCAACCGGCACCCTCACGGCAAGATTCTCTGGCGGCGGATTGGCAGGCGAATCTTCGGGTAGCATTGCCAATAGCTGGGCGGCCGTGACGGTCGCTGGAACGGAGACGGCCAGTTCCTCCATGGGCGGTCTCGTTGGATCGAACGGCAACGGCGGCAGCATCCGAGACAGCCACGCGACCGGTAACGTCACTGCCGGCACCGGCGGCACGCGTGCTGGTGGCCTCGCCGGTTCGAACCAGGCGGGTGCCAGCATCCTCAGGAGTTATGCCACTGGAGCGGTTAGCGGCGGCAGCCAGGGAGTCGGCGGCCTGGTCGGCTACAACACCAGTGCCGCAGATGGCTTTCCAGCAGCCTCCATCGCCGATTCCTACGCGACCGGAGCAGTGACCGCCACGGCCTTCGGCGGCGGACTGGTCGGCATCAACTCCGTGGCAGCTTCCATTATCAGATCCTACGCGACCGGAGCGGTCAACGTCACGGCCGTCAGCAATGTATCGTATGCCGGGGGATTGGTCGGGAGCAACTCCGGAATAGTCACTCAGTCCTACGCGAGTGGGACGGCCAACGCGACGTCCTCCTCTCCGACGGCGGCGGCAGGCGGGCTGATCGGCGGCAACGGCAGCACGGCTACGGTCACGCAGTCCTACGCGACCGGGGCTGCGAGCAGCGTGATCACCGTCTCCGGCACATCAGCGGCCGGTGGATTGATCGGCAGGAATATCGGCGCAGCCACCGTTCGACAGTCCTACGCAACCGGTGCGGCCACCGCCACCGCCGTTGCCGGGACCGTAATGGCGGGCGGACTAATCGGCCACCACGCCGGCTCGGGCACCATCGCACAGACCTACGCGATCGGCGCTGCGACGAGCGCCGTCTCGGTTTCTGGCACCGCAGTGATGGGCGGCCTGATCGGATCGGTCACCGGCACCGGGGCCGTCACGTCGTCCTACTGGGACACCGATACGTCCGGGAGGACGAATGCCATTGGCAGCGGCGCCAGCACCGGCATTACGGGCCTCACCACCAGCCAGATGCAGGATCCCGCAAACTATGCGTCGACCTATGCGGGTTGGGACTTCGCCAATGTCTGGTCCGCGCCGAGCGCCGGTTACTATCCGCAGCTCTACGGCGTCAACTACGTGCTGCGGGTCAATCCGGCCAATGCATCGCGGGTGTATGGGGAAGCCAATCCGGCGTTCACCTATTCGATCTACGGCTTCCATGCCGGCGATACGGCCGCGATCGTCAACGGCCTCTCGGTAACGACGGCGGCGACGGCGACTTCGAGTGTCGGCACCTACGCGATCAGCGCAAGTGGCGGCAGCGCCGTGAGCGTTTCGGGGCAGGCCTATCGCTTCATCGATGCACCTGGCACACTGACGGTCACGCCGCGCGCCATCACCGTAACCGCAGATAACCAGAGCCGCATCTACGGTGACGCCAATCCCGTTCTCACTTATCAGGTCGGCGGCTCTGGCCTGGTCAACGGCGATACGCTATCGGGTACGCTCGCGACATCGGCGATGACTTCCAGCGCTGCTGGCGTCTACGGCATCACGCAGGGAACGCTGGCGGCCTCATCGAACTACGCCTTCGCCTTCGTCGGCGCGAACCTCACGGTTACGCCGGCAGCCGCTACGCCAGCGCCCGCTCGCGTGCCGACCGCAGAACTCGGATCCTACGTGAAGTCGCGGGTGCCTCTGCCTGCGCCACAGCCGCCCGAGCAGATGCGCGAGCCCGCAAGCATCGAGCAGTCATCTCCCGCCATCATCTGCAAATCCAGGCGATGCCTCGCGCTTCCTCATCCCGACAACCGTCGGATTGGCGCACGCGCCAGATTCGTCGGCGCGATGACAGATCGCGATCGCCTTCCGGCCTTCGTCGACAATTGA
- a CDS encoding ShlB/FhaC/HecB family hemolysin secretion/activation protein codes for MGRRCTLLMVCVLAIASIDVAQAQVVERNLPPEPPRRTPAIKIDTDDLLKSDDATPLGVNVHAIVLIGPNASVKTHSGTKGVDVDQVSGVDAAAVREPLTSFLDRPLSRKLIAEVQAAVAAAYREAGRPFVSVTLPPQEVSSGVLQLRVILFKVAGIKVTGAAPESYPQSRIRLVPGQEIDARKLETDLDWANRNPFRQVEAVFGPGKDLGMTDVDIQVTDRKPWQVYAGYANSGTLLTDRHRYYVGASGGPSADIFASYQLTGSSNFWANDGLFNRPDDAKYVSQAGRLLTPLGLRTSLEVVGDHVLTNERPTNLFRIKTQTSQASAIVRTALSDLLPPTTGDLLGGVELKHQLRTTIFDGTPVAEGSADVAQLVVGWNGRWSDNLGTNNLDVRFKSNPGGILSGNNSSAWSAFTNGRVTDVQTNLVTLEYGRVTPLPKGLSLKSEVSVLASSKPLPDTERIGLGGIHAVRGYVTEDGVVDQAVILRNSLYASLPGMPTWMPGTLAPFLLADVGWGRDLFFRRDTTLSSVGAGFDFAAGSNFNSKLLAARALSDGLHSRAGSWRVSLQASVSY; via the coding sequence GTGGGCAGACGTTGCACGCTGCTGATGGTCTGCGTTCTTGCAATCGCATCTATCGACGTCGCGCAGGCGCAGGTGGTGGAGCGCAATCTGCCGCCGGAGCCGCCGCGTCGCACGCCGGCGATCAAGATCGATACCGACGATCTGCTCAAGAGCGATGATGCAACGCCGCTCGGCGTGAACGTTCATGCCATCGTCCTGATCGGACCAAATGCCAGCGTGAAGACGCATAGCGGCACGAAGGGTGTCGATGTCGATCAGGTCAGCGGCGTCGACGCCGCCGCGGTCCGCGAGCCACTCACGTCGTTTCTCGATCGGCCGCTCAGCCGCAAGCTGATTGCCGAAGTGCAGGCGGCGGTGGCTGCGGCTTACCGTGAGGCCGGGCGACCGTTCGTATCGGTCACGCTGCCGCCGCAGGAAGTATCGTCCGGCGTGCTCCAGCTACGCGTGATCCTCTTCAAGGTTGCCGGCATCAAGGTTACGGGGGCGGCACCCGAGAGCTACCCGCAAAGCCGCATCCGGCTCGTCCCCGGACAGGAAATCGACGCCCGCAAGCTCGAGACTGACCTCGACTGGGCCAACCGCAATCCGTTCCGGCAGGTCGAAGCGGTGTTCGGTCCCGGCAAGGACCTCGGCATGACCGACGTCGACATCCAGGTGACGGACCGCAAGCCATGGCAGGTGTACGCCGGCTATGCCAACAGCGGCACGCTGCTGACCGACCGCCATCGCTATTACGTCGGCGCCAGCGGGGGGCCGTCGGCCGATATCTTCGCCTCCTATCAGCTCACCGGCAGCAGCAATTTCTGGGCCAATGACGGGCTGTTCAACCGGCCCGACGATGCCAAGTATGTCAGCCAAGCGGGACGGCTGCTCACGCCGCTTGGATTGCGCACAAGTCTCGAAGTCGTCGGCGATCATGTGCTGACCAATGAGCGGCCCACCAACCTGTTCCGGATCAAGACTCAAACCAGCCAGGCCTCGGCGATCGTTCGCACCGCGCTGTCCGATCTGCTGCCGCCGACGACCGGCGATCTGCTCGGCGGCGTCGAACTCAAGCATCAGCTACGCACCACCATCTTCGATGGGACGCCGGTCGCCGAGGGCAGCGCCGACGTCGCCCAATTGGTGGTGGGATGGAATGGGCGCTGGTCGGACAACCTCGGCACCAACAATCTCGATGTCCGTTTCAAGTCCAATCCCGGCGGCATTCTATCCGGCAACAATTCGAGCGCCTGGAGCGCCTTCACCAATGGACGCGTCACCGACGTGCAAACCAATCTCGTGACCCTCGAGTATGGCCGCGTGACGCCGCTGCCGAAGGGCCTGTCGCTGAAATCGGAAGTATCCGTGCTGGCGTCGTCCAAGCCGCTTCCGGACACCGAGCGCATTGGGCTCGGCGGGATACACGCCGTGCGCGGTTATGTGACCGAAGACGGCGTCGTCGATCAGGCCGTGATCCTGCGCAATTCGCTCTACGCCTCGCTGCCCGGCATGCCCACCTGGATGCCGGGCACGCTGGCGCCGTTCCTGCTGGCCGATGTCGGCTGGGGGCGGGATCTGTTTTTCCGGCGTGACACCACGCTATCGTCGGTCGGGGCCGGGTTCGACTTTGCAGCCGGGTCAAACTTCAACTCGAAACTGCTGGCGGCGAGGGCGCTGAGCGACGGGCTGCACAGCCGGGCCGGATCCTGGCGCGTGTCGTTGCAGGCGTCGGTCAGCTATTGA
- a CDS encoding transglutaminase-like cysteine peptidase: MLFRGQGKGLAVIAVLLGMSVSAKAGDALYASLGDTARSPIGWVEFCAENTGECRSGASQPRDIVMSQTAWRDLLRVNKWVNEAIKPITDMDHWGVIEKWSLPTDGYGDCEDYVLLKRKMLIDAGWPREALLITVVRDKKGEGHAVLTVKTDKGEFVLDNQNENVLAWTETGYRFVKRQSQSDPNVWVALGDSRPAVATASSRDR, from the coding sequence ATGTTGTTCAGGGGACAGGGGAAGGGACTGGCGGTCATCGCCGTCCTGTTGGGGATGAGCGTCTCGGCGAAAGCCGGCGACGCGCTCTATGCCAGCCTGGGCGATACCGCGCGTTCGCCGATCGGCTGGGTCGAATTCTGCGCCGAAAACACGGGCGAGTGCCGCAGCGGCGCTTCACAGCCGCGCGACATCGTGATGTCGCAGACGGCGTGGCGGGATCTGCTGCGGGTCAACAAGTGGGTCAACGAGGCCATCAAGCCGATCACCGACATGGATCATTGGGGCGTGATCGAGAAATGGTCGTTGCCGACGGACGGTTACGGTGACTGCGAGGACTATGTGCTTCTGAAGCGCAAGATGTTGATCGACGCCGGATGGCCGCGCGAGGCGCTGCTGATCACGGTGGTGCGCGACAAGAAGGGCGAAGGCCACGCCGTGCTGACGGTGAAGACCGACAAGGGCGAGTTCGTTCTCGACAACCAGAACGAAAACGTCCTGGCCTGGACCGAGACCGGCTACCGCTTCGTCAAGCGTCAGTCACAGAGCGACCCGAACGTATGGGTCGCACTCGGTGACAGCCGCCCGGCGGTCGCCACCGCCTCGTCACGCGATCGATAA
- a CDS encoding PilZ domain-containing protein: protein MSFAQKKTTTVPSAEERRRFQRVKVHLLGRYMLPDRREFPCQIINMSPGGLALLAPGIGNVGDRVIAYLDHIGRVEGKITRIIDNGFAMTVGATARKRDKLAAQLTWLANRDILNLPEDRRHDRIVPRNPIALLTLEDGSKMTCRIIDLSLSGAAIAAENRPPLKSLVMLGKVQSRVVRNLEEGFALEFVHEQVADTLEDAVTAR from the coding sequence ATGTCGTTTGCGCAAAAGAAAACTACCACTGTGCCGTCCGCGGAGGAGCGCCGGCGCTTCCAGCGCGTCAAGGTTCACTTGCTCGGCCGCTACATGCTGCCGGATCGCCGCGAATTTCCTTGCCAGATTATTAACATGTCGCCGGGTGGGCTGGCGCTGCTGGCGCCCGGCATCGGCAATGTCGGCGACCGCGTGATCGCCTATCTCGACCATATCGGCCGCGTCGAGGGCAAAATCACCCGCATCATCGACAACGGCTTTGCCATGACGGTCGGCGCCACCGCGCGCAAGCGCGACAAGCTCGCCGCCCAGCTCACCTGGCTCGCCAACCGCGATATCCTCAATCTGCCCGAAGACCGCCGCCACGACCGTATCGTGCCGCGCAACCCGATTGCGCTACTGACCCTCGAGGACGGCAGCAAGATGACCTGCCGCATCATCGACCTGTCACTGTCGGGCGCGGCCATCGCCGCGGAGAACCGCCCGCCGCTGAAATCGCTGGTCATGCTAGGCAAGGTACAGTCCCGCGTGGTGCGAAACCTCGAAGAAGGCTTTGCGCTCGAGTTCGTCCATGAGCAAGTCGCCGACACGCTCGAAGACGCGGTTACCGCGCGGTAA